CTCTTGCAGGCACGGATGAAGTGGTCTTTGGGCAGGTGGGAGGAAGCATCCTCCTCTTATGCCGCAACGTGTCCAAGGAAGCCACCGAGGTGGTCTGGTTCCAAGGGGATCCGCGCTCCTTCCCGCCTCTCTTCTCCTCGAGGGTCTCCTTCCCCCCGGACGTCCGCTTTTCCCTGGTGGACAACAGCTCCCTGAGCATCACGGAGCTGCGCCTGCAGGACGAGGGCAACTACACCTGCAGGGAAGTGCTGAACAAGACGGACCATGAGCACAGGGTGCAGCTCCTGGTGGCCAGTAAGTCATCCCCTCCGCTGGGCTTCCTCCCCTCGGCCTTCCACATCGCCGTATTCATCTGGCACTGgtggaaaaataatatttagaaAGTGCAAACGGCTTTATGGTGCAGAATCTCTCTCACATCCGCTCACAAGCACCAAAATGTGTGTCCAAATGGTCTGTCACAGGTCTGGTGTATGTAGGGGAAATGCAGCTCTCAAGTCCTCGCTGTGTCTCTTCTTCATTGCTGGTGATAAATGAGTTTTTGAGCACATCTTCCATTCTCTGTAGCTATTCCAGGGGGATCCTTTGCCTCCAAATCTGGCTGACTCAAATCTCTGTAAACCTTGGGGTAGGGACTGCTGCTTGCTGTCTGCTTTTCCTTGTTTGGGGTAGATGTTCTGTGCCATCCTTTTAGTGGGAGAACTCTTCCCAGCTGAGAAGTCTTATTGATGGAAGCACAGAATTCCTCAGGTTTATGTGGGAGCAGTGTCCTGAGAGCATACCTGTTATCAGCACGGGCCAGTTCTTTCAGCTCCTCTGTGTCTTCTGGTACTCTCTCCCTTTTCCATGTCTATCTCATCCATTCATTCCCTTAGAAATGTTCAGAGCACAGGTGGAAGTTCGGGGCTGGAAAGCGCTCAAGCCAATTAATCCTTCCTGCTCCTGAGAGGGAACCATTATTTTGCCTGATGCCTCATGTTTTCCATGGGAACAGCCCCCTCCAGATCTGGGGCCACTCTTAGTCCCTTCAGGATTGAGAAGAGGGAAAATCAGCTGCATTTTGGGCCTCTGTACTCCCCTGGccctttcctttcttgctgctcTTCCCATGTGTGAGACCTGTTTGCCTTCAGGGTGTTCCTTCCTTCTACCTGTGTGTAAACACTGCACCTGTTCTGTACAGATTAACCTCTTGAAAGTTTACAGGAATAAAAAttctcttcctgcagcaaggagcaggcagctgggggTGTGGAATTGAACCCCAGACTGCTTCAGGGAATAGATATGTAGGCACTGGGCTGAGGAGTGGGGAGCCCCAGATCTGGAGCACTGGGGCAGAACACTCAGGagcaaaacatatttacagggTGCCAAGTGATGGTGCTACATTCTGGACTTAATTTAGTAGTCTGGAGTTAATTGTGTCAGCTAATTTCCAAGTACAACAAAGGTGATGTGGGCATAGCCTTTGATAGGTGAGAAGGAGATTTCTGGAGATTCTTCAGCTCAGCAGGAGGAGCATCAGCAAAAGTTAGAAGTTTAAGTTAGAAGTTTAACCCCTGACCTGTAGAAGGACCCCATTTTTTCACAATCCCTGTTGGTGGAATCTTATCCTGGCCTGGAGCAAACTTTGGACACAGACTTGGCACTGCTGTGGAAGAGCCTCCCAGGACATGTAGAGGTTTTGTGTGGGAATAACCAGCTGACAGTCTTCAGCCCAGCCCACGGGTGGCACCAaaaattctctttttgtttCAAAGTGCACTTTGGAAACCCCACAAGCAGTAAACATtctagtgacaggacaaaggtGCAGCCCTGCCTTGGGCTGTggttctgtgtttgttttggaTGGGAAGCATGTGAAGGAGACGTGCAGTTCCACACCTCCAGGGATTCCTTGGCACATCTCTGTGTGGGTTGATGCAAGAGTTGTTGGTTCTTCTGTGGGTCAAACCACAGCAGGTCCTTTTTGCTGGTGTTGTGTGAGGTTGGGAGAGTGGAGATTCTTAGGCTTTTGGTTTGTTAACTTTGTGGGAGCAAATTTCTTTAGACAGTTGTGCTGGGAGAGCCTGGGAGTTCAGGATGCAAAGCTGATGGCTTCAGGAGACTGTTCCTGAGGTCAGCACAGAAAGTGCAGCTCTGGCTGGACATCCTGGAGGGGCTGTGCCCCATTGATGTGGGGCAGTTTCTGCTGGTTCAGGCTGATAGGATGCCCTATTAACCACAgccagggtttgggatcagttTGATCCTCCCCAGAGGTGGCACACAGGGAGTGTTGCAGAGAACTTTCTTGCCAGAGCTGGGTGGTTTCAAAGATCACCTGAGGTGTGTGTACAGTTCCTGCAGAGAACAAGCCCCAGGAAGGTGTGTTCTTTCAGCTCACATGAGGGTTTGCCATggtgttttttttattaattcaaGTAATTTCAATGCCCTCTGAATAAATGCTCCCCAAAATAAGCCTCAGACATCCCTCTGACACCTCTGGTGTGGGCTTGTTTTGGTTTGATCTCTTGGTGGGGTCTTGTTCAGCATTGCATTGGGCACAGTGTGGTAATTCTGCCTGGGTCAGAGTCCAGAATCCCTCTGGCTGTTAAACCAGCACGTGTGTGGATCTGTGTgtggaaggagcagctgggagagagCCAGGACTGTGCCTTGCTCTCAAATGATGACTCAGTGGTAGCTGTGCCATGAGGACCAGGGCAGTGTgatttccttctcctgctgtgTTTATCTCATTTCCATTGGATAAAGCTGTGGCAATAATTTATTCTCTCCCTCACGGCTTGGCTGTGGGGACTGTCACAGCCCCTCCTGGTCCATGCTGGCTGTCACTTACAGCTGTGCACAtctggggctgtgggatgcaGGTCAGGGAGCAAGACTGGCAGGGAAACAGGAAAGATTTTTCAAGGGGAATGATGACAAATGAATTGCAGCCCTGCAAGTGTTTCTGACCACGTGCTGTCCTTGCTGATAGATCCACCACAGGCAACCCCAAAGTGCTGGGCTGAGAGCTCCTCGTCAGGGCTGATGCTGCAGCTGTTCTGCAGCTGGCCTGGAGGgtacccccaccccaccctgcaCTGGAGAGAAGAGGGGCAGGATTTGGAGAACTCCAGCTGGGTCATCAGCTCCACCAGCTCCTCAGACACCCACGTGGAGATGCTGAACAGCTCCCACCTCGCCCACCGAAAAGTCTTCAAGTGTGTGGGCAGCCACGTGGtgaagcaggagcagcctgcctGCACTGTGGAGATAAGTGAGTGGATTTGCTGCCTCATTAACTGCTAATGAAGCTGATGAACTGGGGGCAGGTCACTCCCTGCTCTCCAGAGCACTGAGGAGGTCAGGGAAGGCAGGAGGTGACATGGCAGGGCACACGTGAAGCACGAGGCACAGGTgtcctgcagctgagctccatcaTGGCAGAGTTGTTGGTGAGCTGTGTTTTGGGCCCATCTTCAGGGGCCAACAAATTTCACCCCAGGAGTGTTTTCACCTGTGGAAAGCTCCCACACACCTGTGTGAAAGTGAGAGGTGGTTTGGGGGCTGTAGAGAGCCTGAAATGAGGTTTGGTAAGGGTGGGTTTAAGGGTTGTGTGTGCCCTTCAAGCATCTCAGGGATCCGAGTGGCTGATGAAAATCTGGGCTGTGATTATCCTCCAAGGGTTGTCAAGGCTTCACAAGAGCTCTGCTGATCCCAAGGAAAATAATGCCTGGGCTGCTCTTCTCCTCTCTGCCATCTACCTGCTGGCTACCCTCAGACCATTTCTCCCTGGGGATGTGAAGACAGGTGTCAGAAGGGACTGAGCACCACAAAAGCTGCTCAAGTCACTCCTTGGGAGGCTCTGGAGTGAGCCAAATGCCAAACCCATAGACTCCCAGactcctgcctgcctcccttCTGTTAATGATTATTAATCAGCCAGAAGCTTGATTGCTCGTTATGTTAATTGCCTCCATTCCCTCCTTGACTCctgtttttgtttccttttcccccGGGGCTGTTCAGAGCTCCCTTCCCTGGAATCTGAGCCCCCGCAGACCTGCTTTGTGGGTGACAATGTGACCCTGACCTGCCGGGTGACCGAGAGCACGCCGGCAGCCCGGCTCAGCTGGCTGCGGGACATCTCCCAGCCCGAGGAGGAGATCCAGCCTGGGGGGAGGTTCCTCATCGCCCAGGAGGGCAACGTGTCCCGGCTCACCATCCAGAACTGCTCCCAGGGCACTGACGGCGGCTGCTACGTCTGCAAGGCCCAGAACCCCGTGGGGCTGCGGGAGCTCTTCGTCTGCCTCACGGTGAAGCGTGAGTGGGGCCGTGGCAGgagggcctggggacactgcacaCCCGAGAGTTCCTCATCCATCTGTGTCCCCTCTCCGCAGAGCCGGTGAACATCGTTGGGGTCGTGGGTGCCGTGGTGGTGCTGTCCCTCCTGACTGTTCTCACTGTCACCGGGGTTCTGTTGTACTACAAT
The Passer domesticus isolate bPasDom1 chromosome 17, bPasDom1.hap1, whole genome shotgun sequence DNA segment above includes these coding regions:
- the VSIG10 gene encoding V-set and immunoglobulin domain-containing protein 10 isoform X2, which produces MYQGPVGQPCGSQRSASRTPWCYQAAMCTDEVVFGQVGGSILLLCRNVSKEATEVVWFQGDPRSFPPLFSSRVSFPPDVRFSLVDNSSLSITELRLQDEGNYTCREVLNKTDHEHRVQLLVANPPQATPKCWAESSSSGLMLQLFCSWPGGYPHPTLHWREEGQDLENSSWVISSTSSSDTHVEMLNSSHLAHRKVFKCVGSHVVKQEQPACTVEIKLPSLESEPPQTCFVGDNVTLTCRVTESTPAARLSWLRDISQPEEEIQPGGRFLIAQEGNVSRLTIQNCSQGTDGGCYVCKAQNPVGLRELFVCLTVKQPVNIVGVVGAVVVLSLLTVLTVTGVLLYYNPLLCLRGAAFRNADSGDVLVLVDSEDDEEGKGSEEGLSSCTEHEAMALVGGSRVEAALLNHLTEGDDDELHSGVSAQDVREETRGS
- the VSIG10 gene encoding V-set and immunoglobulin domain-containing protein 10 isoform X1, with the protein product MHEPHHGPLTGPGGRVPPAGHARPPSPGLSPGRRPGSTASAGLRQRRAAMQLLGGMPPARLVLALCFWRLVPRREAAGTDEVVFGQVGGSILLLCRNVSKEATEVVWFQGDPRSFPPLFSSRVSFPPDVRFSLVDNSSLSITELRLQDEGNYTCREVLNKTDHEHRVQLLVANPPQATPKCWAESSSSGLMLQLFCSWPGGYPHPTLHWREEGQDLENSSWVISSTSSSDTHVEMLNSSHLAHRKVFKCVGSHVVKQEQPACTVEIKLPSLESEPPQTCFVGDNVTLTCRVTESTPAARLSWLRDISQPEEEIQPGGRFLIAQEGNVSRLTIQNCSQGTDGGCYVCKAQNPVGLRELFVCLTVKQPVNIVGVVGAVVVLSLLTVLTVTGVLLYYNPLLCLRGAAFRNADSGDVLVLVDSEDDEEGKGSEEGLSSCTEHEAMALVGGSRVEAALLNHLTEGDDDELHSGVSAQDVREETRGS